The Halococcus salifodinae DSM 8989 genome window below encodes:
- a CDS encoding methylenetetrahydrofolate reductase, with product MSVARSAATVDGATDLLTDLRFELMPFDSFEGQMDHLPDGATIAITTSPQLGLDATIEWAEKAAERGFEVSPHIAARYVRDEDHLEEIARRLTDAGITDIFVPGGDREEPAGEFASAYELLAALDDLDYEFDEVGITGYPEGHEFLDDATLAEAMKKKAPYATYIVTQLCYDPDAVVEWIEAVRDRGVDLPVEIGIPGVMKYQRLLKISQKVGVGDSVRFLKKTTGILGFVRQLVGSRGKYTPDDLIDGLAPYADDPHYDIDGLHLYTFNQTSDTESWRYGRLEE from the coding sequence GATCTGCTCACTGACCTCCGGTTCGAGCTGATGCCGTTCGACAGCTTCGAGGGCCAGATGGACCACCTCCCTGACGGGGCGACCATCGCCATCACGACCTCCCCGCAGCTCGGACTCGACGCGACGATCGAGTGGGCGGAGAAGGCCGCCGAGCGTGGGTTCGAGGTCAGTCCCCACATCGCCGCGCGCTACGTCCGCGACGAGGACCATCTCGAAGAGATCGCGCGCCGCCTCACCGATGCCGGGATCACCGACATCTTCGTTCCCGGCGGCGACCGCGAGGAACCCGCCGGCGAGTTCGCGTCGGCGTACGAACTCCTCGCCGCCCTCGACGACCTCGATTACGAGTTCGACGAGGTGGGAATTACGGGGTATCCCGAGGGACACGAGTTCCTCGACGACGCGACCCTCGCCGAGGCCATGAAAAAGAAAGCGCCCTACGCGACCTACATCGTGACCCAGCTCTGTTACGATCCCGACGCCGTCGTCGAGTGGATCGAAGCGGTTCGTGATCGGGGCGTCGACCTCCCGGTAGAGATCGGGATCCCTGGCGTGATGAAGTACCAGCGACTGCTGAAGATCTCCCAGAAGGTCGGCGTCGGCGACTCGGTGCGATTTCTGAAGAAGACCACAGGGATTCTCGGGTTCGTGCGCCAGCTCGTCGGCTCGCGCGGGAAGTACACCCCCGACGACCTCATCGACGGGCTCGCGCCCTACGCCGACGATCCTCACTACGACATCGACGGCCTCCACCTCTACACGTTCAACCAGACCTCGGACACCGAGTCGTGGCGGTACGGCCGGCTGGAAGAGTAG